In Novosphingobium kaempferiae, the DNA window CGAAGCAATCCACGGTCGGCTCACGACGCTGGATTGCTTCGCTGCGCTCGCAATGACGAACGGGTGTAGTCATGGCCGTGCAGGCTCCTCCACCGCCCGCCCGATGGCAAGCCCGCTGAAGGTCTGGTTCATGTGCGCGGCAAGGAACTGCTCGCCATACGTGCTGAACCCCAGCACCTTGTTCTGGACGTAAAGCTCCGACACTTCGCGCAGGATCTGCCGGTCCTCGGCATCGAGCCGGTTGAGCACGCAGTCGAAACCGATGATGTGGTCGATCGTGCCGACCTTGCGCGATACCGACTGGAACAGGTCGCGCATCCAGGTCACGCGGTCCACCGGCTCGCCGATGGTGAGGACGACCCCGGTGTCGATCGCGCAGTAGAACGTCAGCGATCCGTCCGGGTTGGCGCTCTGCACCGAGCGGACGTGGAATTGCCCGCCGGTGCGCACCATCGGCGGATGCGCGGCGAAGAAGTGGACGTCCAGCTGCTCTCCCGGACTGCCGGACAGGCGCAGGTATTCCTCGGCGGCGGGGGCGGCGTTGATCTCGTAGACGGTGCGCGTCTCCGGGTCCGCTTCGGTGATGACCATCTTGGCCGGGCCAGGGCGGTAGTGGTTGGCGCAGAAGACGTGCATCGGGCGGCGGCTGGTCAGCACCGCGATCACCGCCGCATCGGTGTGAAAGCGCCCTTCGTGCAGCACCGCCGTCTCACGGAAGGACAGGCCGTCGCCGCTGGAGCCGCCTATCAGTTGCACGTCGCCCAGCGCATGCTGCGCGGTCATCGTCAGCAGTTCCTCGCGGTGGGAAAGCCCGTCGAGGAACGACAGCGCCACCTGGTGCAGGTCGCCCGCC includes these proteins:
- a CDS encoding FIST N-terminal domain-containing protein codes for the protein MDAQLHDGDRPLVACASHAQDPGDAVAELVEAVGAVELAGALLFCSHRYPREELARALTAQLPGVPLIGCTSAGELTNRGYDTDSLLLIGFPAASFSMAALRFEDLDNFDPVAAQGAIRQLVAGARLDHGAAGDLHQVALSFLDGLSHREELLTMTAQHALGDVQLIGGSSGDGLSFRETAVLHEGRFHTDAAVIAVLTSRRPMHVFCANHYRPGPAKMVITEADPETRTVYEINAAPAAEEYLRLSGSPGEQLDVHFFAAHPPMVRTGGQFHVRSVQSANPDGSLTFYCAIDTGVVLTIGEPVDRVTWMRDLFQSVSRKVGTIDHIIGFDCVLNRLDAEDRQILREVSELYVQNKVLGFSTYGEQFLAAHMNQTFSGLAIGRAVEEPARP